A DNA window from Rhodococcus sp. Z13 contains the following coding sequences:
- a CDS encoding D-arabinono-1,4-lactone oxidase: MALWQNWARTESASPRYFDTPETVDELARVVARATERGEHVKAVGAGHSFTGAAVTDGTLISLDRMSGLVEVEPTALGARVTVQAGTRLHELSELLWSHGLALPNLGDIDVQSVAGAVSTGTHGTGAAFRGLAAAVCGATIVLADGHVATCSPEQDPELFEAARLGLGALGVLATVTLECVPAFRLRAEESPSSLRDTLDRIDELRSGVDHFEFYWFPHTDGVLVKRNTRLPGPTPVHPVGRVRTTLDDELLSNGAFALFQQVGTRAPATIPALNRISSRALSPRTYVDRSYRVFASKRRVRFREMEYAVPAGSLPEVLREIDGWLQRNDIRIGFPVEVRFSAADDVWLSTAHGRDTAYVAVHQYHRRDHRPYFDGVEPILRAAQGRPHWGKLHSLTAAELPDLYPRFGDFLAVRDKVDPQRTFTNPYLDRILGT, encoded by the coding sequence ATGGCCCTGTGGCAGAACTGGGCGCGCACCGAGAGCGCCTCCCCGCGGTACTTCGACACCCCGGAGACCGTCGACGAACTCGCCCGTGTCGTCGCCCGCGCCACCGAGCGCGGCGAGCACGTCAAGGCCGTCGGCGCCGGACACTCCTTCACCGGTGCCGCTGTCACCGACGGCACCCTGATCTCTCTCGACCGCATGTCCGGCCTCGTGGAGGTGGAACCGACGGCGCTCGGCGCCCGCGTCACGGTGCAGGCCGGGACCCGGTTGCACGAGTTGAGCGAACTGCTGTGGTCGCACGGGCTCGCCCTGCCGAATCTCGGCGACATCGACGTGCAGTCCGTCGCCGGCGCCGTCTCCACCGGCACACACGGCACCGGCGCGGCCTTCCGCGGCCTGGCCGCCGCCGTGTGCGGGGCGACGATCGTCCTGGCCGACGGCCACGTGGCCACGTGCTCCCCCGAGCAGGACCCCGAGCTCTTCGAGGCCGCCCGCCTCGGTCTCGGCGCCCTGGGCGTGCTCGCCACCGTGACCCTCGAGTGCGTACCGGCCTTCCGCCTGCGCGCCGAGGAGTCCCCTTCGTCGCTGCGGGACACGCTCGACCGGATCGACGAGTTGCGCAGCGGTGTCGATCATTTCGAGTTCTACTGGTTCCCCCACACGGACGGGGTGCTGGTCAAGCGCAATACCCGACTGCCGGGACCGACGCCGGTGCACCCGGTCGGCCGGGTGCGGACCACCCTCGACGACGAACTGCTCTCCAACGGCGCGTTCGCACTGTTCCAGCAGGTCGGGACCCGGGCACCGGCCACGATCCCCGCGCTCAACCGGATCTCCTCGCGCGCCCTGTCGCCGCGCACCTACGTCGACCGCAGCTACCGGGTGTTCGCGTCGAAGCGGCGGGTGCGGTTCCGTGAGATGGAGTACGCCGTCCCGGCCGGCAGCCTGCCGGAGGTGCTGCGGGAGATCGACGGATGGTTGCAGCGCAACGACATCCGCATCGGCTTCCCTGTCGAGGTGCGGTTCTCGGCCGCGGACGACGTGTGGCTGTCGACCGCGCACGGCCGCGACACCGCCTACGTCGCGGTGCACCAGTACCACCGGCGCGACCACCGCCCGTACTTCGACGGGGTCGAGCCGATCCTGCGGGCGGCGCAGGGCCGGCCGCACTGGGGCAAGCTGCACTCGCTCACCGCCGCCGAACTGCCCGATCTGTACCCCCGTTTCGGAGACTTCCTCGCCGTGCGCGACAAGGTGGATCCGCAGCGGACCTTCACGAACCCTTATCTCGACCGCATCCTCGGCACCTGA
- a CDS encoding TetR/AcrR family transcriptional regulator: protein MSNRLPADERRTQLVDAALELAEDGGVGAVTVRAVAEKAGVSLGVVHYCFESKEALVVAMAHTVVDQLLEAMQAAFDVPADGTHLQGIERLRAMLLSALRAMWSAVDSTRGLQILTYEITTYSLRHRAGGPATSGDIAAQQYRRMDEQAVAFLDACAERSGVCWTLPTEAVARLALALLDGFVLRWLVDRNADAGEAELDTIADVIASRAVTRP, encoded by the coding sequence ATGTCGAATCGGTTGCCTGCCGACGAGCGCCGTACCCAACTCGTGGACGCCGCACTGGAACTCGCAGAGGACGGAGGCGTCGGGGCGGTGACCGTCCGCGCCGTGGCGGAGAAGGCCGGGGTCTCCCTCGGCGTCGTCCACTACTGCTTCGAGAGCAAGGAAGCCCTCGTCGTCGCGATGGCCCACACCGTCGTCGACCAGCTGCTCGAGGCCATGCAGGCCGCCTTCGACGTGCCCGCGGACGGAACGCACCTGCAGGGCATCGAACGCCTGCGTGCGATGCTGCTGTCCGCGCTCCGGGCGATGTGGTCCGCCGTCGACTCCACCCGCGGCCTGCAGATCCTCACCTACGAGATCACCACCTACTCGCTGCGGCACCGCGCGGGCGGGCCGGCCACGAGCGGTGACATCGCCGCGCAGCAGTACCGCCGGATGGACGAGCAGGCGGTGGCCTTCCTCGACGCCTGCGCCGAACGCAGCGGTGTCTGCTGGACGCTGCCCACCGAGGCGGTCGCCCGGCTCGCCCTGGCCCTGCTCGACGGTTTCGTGCTGCGCTGGCTCGTCGACCGGAACGCCGACGCGGGCGAGGCCGAACTCGACACCATCGCCGACGTCATCGCCTCCCGCGCCGTCACCCGGCCCTGA
- a CDS encoding amino acid deaminase/aldolase: MLRADSSPVDVLDRIDAATADLDPPFAVIDLPTLRRNADDLVRRASGVPVRVASKSVRCRAVLEEVLGPELTARGGFRGIMAYSLREALWLVERGARDILLGYPTVDRTALADLGARPDALDAVTLMVDSPDHLRIIRDAFGSKDIRPRICLDVDASLRVGPVHLGVRRSPLRTPQEAADLASRATAAGFTVVGVMFYEAQIAGLPDSSLPVRWVKRASARELASRRRAVVDAVRSVAGDLGIVNGGGTGSLEVTTADPVVTEATAGSGLYVPTLFDGYRAFTPHPAMFFALPAVRRPSPSITTLFGGGYIASGPAGPSRVPKPVRPSGLKLLGTEGAGEVQTPVTGRAAAGIPIGGRVWFRHAKAGELCERFDRVYLVDEQGRTEVPTYRGEGGCW, from the coding sequence GTGCTCCGAGCAGATTCCAGCCCCGTCGACGTACTCGACCGCATCGACGCCGCGACCGCCGACCTCGACCCGCCCTTCGCGGTCATCGACCTTCCGACCCTGCGCCGCAACGCCGACGACCTCGTCCGGCGCGCGAGCGGGGTGCCGGTGCGGGTCGCGAGCAAGTCGGTGCGGTGCCGGGCCGTCCTCGAGGAGGTGCTCGGCCCGGAACTGACCGCACGCGGCGGCTTCCGCGGCATCATGGCCTATTCGCTGCGCGAGGCACTGTGGCTCGTCGAGCGCGGCGCCCGCGACATCCTGCTGGGCTACCCGACGGTCGACCGCACGGCCCTGGCCGATCTCGGCGCACGCCCGGACGCGCTGGACGCCGTGACGCTCATGGTCGACTCGCCGGATCATCTCCGCATCATCCGGGATGCATTTGGTTCCAAGGATATTCGTCCACGTATCTGCCTCGACGTCGACGCCTCGCTGCGCGTCGGGCCGGTGCACCTCGGGGTGCGGCGCTCCCCGCTGCGCACCCCGCAGGAGGCGGCCGATCTCGCGAGCCGGGCGACCGCAGCGGGATTCACCGTCGTCGGGGTGATGTTCTACGAGGCGCAGATCGCGGGCCTGCCCGACTCGTCGCTGCCGGTGCGGTGGGTCAAGCGGGCCTCCGCCCGCGAACTCGCGTCGCGGCGCCGCGCCGTCGTCGACGCGGTCCGGTCGGTGGCGGGCGATCTCGGGATCGTCAACGGCGGCGGTACCGGATCGCTGGAGGTGACCACCGCCGATCCCGTCGTCACCGAGGCGACCGCGGGATCGGGTCTCTACGTCCCGACCCTCTTCGACGGCTACCGGGCCTTCACCCCGCACCCGGCGATGTTCTTCGCGCTGCCCGCGGTCCGCAGACCGTCCCCGTCGATCACCACCCTGTTCGGCGGCGGATACATCGCCTCCGGTCCCGCGGGCCCGTCCCGGGTGCCGAAGCCGGTCCGCCCGTCCGGGCTGAAGCTGCTCGGCACCGAGGGGGCGGGGGAGGTGCAGACCCCGGTGACGGGGCGCGCCGCCGCCGGCATCCCCATCGGTGGGCGGGTGTGGTTCCGGCACGCGAAGGCCGGTGAGCTGTGCGAGCGGTTCGACCGCGTGTATCTCGTCGACGAGCAGGGCCGCACCGAGGTCCCGACCTACCGCGGGGAAGGTGGATGCTGGTGA
- a CDS encoding alpha/beta hydrolase: protein MTFFPGSVGRVHWRTWPVDDACAGVVFTHGFGQHTGHYHRFAAGLAAEGIALWGLDLAGHGLSEGQPGSAGDVADHAADIARLTALARESGLPLVLMGHSLGAASTLAVLRADPDPAPCAAVVLCGTPRTVLLPETAAALRDSRLPALVVHGVDDRLAPIDPVRAWVRDLPGVRMREYEDAGHDLLHEPVHRTVTRDVAAFVRETTGCP, encoded by the coding sequence CTGACGTTCTTCCCGGGATCCGTGGGCCGTGTCCACTGGCGCACCTGGCCGGTCGACGATGCCTGCGCCGGTGTCGTGTTCACCCACGGCTTCGGCCAGCACACCGGGCACTACCACCGCTTCGCCGCCGGCCTGGCCGCGGAGGGCATCGCCTTGTGGGGACTCGACCTCGCCGGTCACGGCCTGTCCGAGGGGCAGCCCGGCTCGGCCGGGGACGTCGCCGACCACGCCGCCGACATCGCCCGCCTGACCGCCCTCGCCCGGGAGTCGGGCCTGCCGCTCGTGCTGATGGGGCACTCGCTGGGAGCGGCGTCCACGCTCGCCGTCCTGCGCGCCGATCCCGATCCCGCTCCCTGTGCCGCGGTGGTGCTGTGCGGGACCCCGCGCACCGTGCTGTTGCCGGAGACGGCCGCGGCCCTGCGCGACAGCAGGCTGCCGGCGCTCGTGGTCCACGGCGTCGACGACCGGCTCGCCCCGATCGACCCGGTCCGGGCCTGGGTGCGCGACCTGCCGGGGGTGCGGATGCGCGAATACGAGGACGCGGGTCACGACCTGCTGCACGAGCCGGTGCATCGCACCGTCACCCGGGACGTCGCCGCCTTCGTGCGCGAGACCACCGGGTGTCCCTGA
- a CDS encoding AMP-dependent synthetase/ligase → MREIAVPQSFSIAENTSMADSVFRHEKESPNFVPFERLIDGKWVPVTAREFAAQVRAVAKGLIASGIELGDRVAILSATRYEWVLLDYAIWTAGGATVSIYETSSAEQAKWILEDSETKLIVVENSGHVDTVRDVVEGAPSVREMLQIEPASGAKGAIDELVARGAAVTDEQVEERRKQVNSESAATLIYTSGTTGRPKGVLLKHRQFASESAAAQLALPDSMHEGQRTLLFIPLAHVFARLISFAAFDTKVTVGHTSDLSTLLDQFAVFKPNFILSVPRVFEKVYNSAKQKAYDGGKGKIFEKASDVAIEYSKALENGGPGLPLKIQHFVFDKLVYSKLKAALGGNVTRAVSGGAALGARLGHFFRGIGVTIYEGYGLTETTGGIIMNTPKEQKIGTVGKPFNGCAARIADDGELLLKGPMVFEGYWKNDEATKDAIRDGWFHTGDIGTIDEDGFISITGRKKELIVTAGGKNVAPAILEDALRAHPLISQVIVVGDNKPFVGALITLDPEALPGWLERHGLPAGTTVSQLIKNPDLIAEIDEAVAETNKKVSKAESIRKYRILETDFSIETGELTPTLKLKRNIIHEKHGQEIESIYS, encoded by the coding sequence GTGAGAGAGATTGCCGTGCCACAGTCGTTCTCGATTGCCGAGAACACGTCGATGGCCGATTCGGTGTTCCGGCACGAGAAGGAATCGCCGAACTTCGTGCCGTTCGAGCGGCTGATCGACGGCAAGTGGGTACCTGTCACGGCTCGCGAGTTCGCGGCGCAGGTGCGCGCCGTGGCGAAGGGCCTGATCGCCTCGGGTATCGAGCTGGGCGATCGCGTCGCGATCCTCTCGGCCACCCGCTACGAGTGGGTCCTGCTGGACTACGCGATCTGGACCGCGGGCGGCGCCACCGTCTCCATCTACGAGACCTCCTCCGCCGAGCAGGCGAAGTGGATCCTCGAGGACTCGGAGACCAAGCTCATCGTCGTCGAGAACTCGGGCCACGTGGACACGGTCCGCGACGTCGTCGAGGGTGCCCCCTCCGTGCGGGAGATGCTGCAGATCGAGCCGGCCTCCGGCGCGAAGGGCGCGATCGACGAGCTCGTGGCGCGTGGCGCGGCCGTCACCGACGAGCAGGTCGAGGAGCGTCGCAAGCAGGTGAACTCCGAGTCCGCCGCGACCCTCATCTACACCTCCGGCACCACGGGACGCCCGAAGGGCGTGCTACTCAAGCACCGCCAGTTCGCGTCCGAGTCGGCCGCGGCCCAGCTCGCGCTGCCCGACTCGATGCACGAGGGTCAGCGCACCCTGCTGTTCATCCCACTGGCCCACGTGTTCGCGCGCCTGATCTCCTTCGCGGCGTTCGACACCAAGGTCACCGTCGGCCACACCTCCGACCTGTCGACCCTGCTCGACCAGTTCGCGGTGTTCAAGCCGAACTTCATCCTCTCCGTGCCCCGCGTGTTCGAGAAGGTCTACAACTCGGCGAAGCAGAAGGCCTACGACGGCGGCAAGGGCAAGATCTTCGAGAAGGCCTCCGACGTCGCGATCGAGTACAGCAAGGCGCTCGAGAACGGTGGCCCCGGCCTCCCCCTGAAGATCCAGCACTTCGTGTTCGACAAGCTGGTCTACAGCAAGCTCAAGGCCGCGCTCGGTGGCAACGTCACCCGCGCCGTGTCCGGCGGTGCCGCGCTCGGCGCCCGCCTCGGCCACTTCTTCCGCGGCATCGGCGTCACCATCTACGAGGGCTACGGCCTGACGGAGACCACCGGCGGCATCATCATGAACACGCCGAAGGAGCAGAAGATCGGCACCGTCGGCAAGCCGTTCAACGGCTGCGCGGCGCGGATCGCCGACGACGGCGAGCTGCTGCTCAAGGGCCCGATGGTCTTCGAGGGCTACTGGAAGAACGACGAGGCCACCAAGGACGCGATCCGCGACGGCTGGTTCCACACCGGCGACATCGGCACGATCGACGAGGACGGCTTCATCTCGATCACCGGCCGCAAGAAGGAGCTCATCGTCACCGCCGGTGGCAAGAACGTCGCCCCGGCGATCCTCGAGGACGCCCTGCGCGCCCACCCGCTGATCAGCCAGGTCATCGTCGTCGGTGACAACAAGCCGTTCGTCGGTGCCCTCATCACCCTCGACCCCGAGGCCCTGCCGGGCTGGCTCGAGCGGCACGGACTGCCCGCGGGCACCACGGTCTCGCAGCTCATCAAGAACCCCGATCTCATCGCCGAGATCGACGAGGCCGTCGCGGAGACCAACAAGAAGGTCTCCAAGGCCGAGTCGATCCGCAAGTACCGCATCCTCGAGACGGACTTCAGCATCGAGACGGGTGAGCTCACCCCGACGCTGAAGCTCAAGCGGAACATCATCCACGAGAAGCACGGCCAGGAGATCGAGTCGATCTACAGCTAG
- a CDS encoding phosphoribosyltransferase has product MRYATRAEAGRRLARSAEHLRGTHPVVLALPRGGIPVARELASALGAPLDVLVVRKLGVPWHPELAMGAIAEGDPAGDPPLFRVLNDEVVRRGRIAPESIENIQLRETAELVRRAEVLRAGRPRLPLAGRTAVLVDDGIATGATAAVACTAARAAGAARVVLAVPVASPEAVARVRRVADEVICPWTPSDTDSVGAAYHDFHQLDDAEAHRLLHSLPNSAE; this is encoded by the coding sequence GTGCGGTACGCCACGCGCGCGGAGGCGGGCCGACGACTCGCCCGCTCCGCCGAGCATCTGCGCGGCACCCATCCGGTGGTGCTCGCGCTTCCCCGGGGCGGGATCCCCGTCGCCCGCGAGCTGGCGTCCGCGCTGGGGGCGCCCCTCGACGTCCTCGTCGTCCGCAAGCTCGGCGTCCCCTGGCATCCCGAACTCGCGATGGGCGCGATCGCCGAGGGAGATCCGGCGGGCGACCCACCCCTGTTCCGGGTCCTCAACGACGAGGTCGTCCGGCGCGGACGGATCGCGCCGGAGTCGATCGAGAACATCCAGCTGCGCGAGACCGCGGAACTCGTGCGCCGCGCCGAGGTCCTGCGTGCGGGACGTCCCCGCCTCCCCCTGGCCGGCCGCACGGCCGTTCTCGTCGACGACGGCATCGCCACTGGCGCGACCGCCGCGGTGGCCTGCACGGCCGCGCGGGCCGCGGGTGCGGCGCGGGTGGTGCTCGCGGTGCCGGTCGCCTCCCCGGAGGCCGTCGCGCGGGTGCGCCGGGTGGCCGACGAGGTGATCTGCCCGTGGACGCCTTCCGACACCGACAGCGTCGGCGCGGCATATCACGACTTCCATCAGCTGGACGACGCGGAAGCGCACCGTCTGCTCCACAGCCTCCCGAATTCGGCGGAATGA
- a CDS encoding TrpB-like pyridoxal phosphate-dependent enzyme — translation MTDSLAAPAPTVGKSGVPTHWYNIVGDLEVAPPPHLHPGTREPLTADDLAPLFASGLIEQELSTETDIEIPEPVREVYAGYRTTPLFRARSFEKALGTPARIYVKYEGVSPVGSHKVNSAVAQAYYNSLDGVTKLTTETGAGQWGSALSFACAKFGIDLEVWQVRASYESKPYRRFLIETYGGTVHSSPSELTEAGRAVLAEQPDTPGSLGIAVSEAVEVAVKDPAARYTLGSVLNHVVLHQTVIGLEAVEQLRDAGEPQADVVFGCAGGGSNLAGLAFPFLREVLHDRAKTRVVAVEPAACPSITKGEYRYDHGDIAGLTPLLKMHTLGQDFIPDPIHAGGLRYHGMAPLLSHTVELGLVNAQAVAQTEAFAAAVLFARNEGIVPAPESSHAIAAAAKYARSLSEPEVIVIGLSGHGQLDLPAYHSYLSGELDQA, via the coding sequence GTGACGGATTCCCTCGCCGCACCCGCTCCCACCGTCGGGAAGTCGGGCGTTCCGACCCATTGGTACAACATCGTCGGCGACCTCGAGGTCGCGCCGCCGCCGCACCTGCATCCCGGCACCCGCGAACCCCTCACCGCCGACGATCTGGCGCCGCTGTTCGCCTCGGGCCTGATCGAGCAGGAGCTGTCCACCGAGACCGACATCGAGATCCCCGAGCCGGTGCGCGAGGTCTACGCCGGCTACCGCACCACCCCACTGTTCCGGGCCCGCTCGTTCGAGAAGGCGCTCGGCACCCCGGCCCGCATCTACGTCAAGTACGAGGGTGTGAGCCCGGTCGGCAGCCACAAGGTCAATTCCGCTGTGGCACAGGCGTACTACAACTCGCTCGACGGGGTCACCAAGCTGACCACCGAGACCGGCGCCGGTCAGTGGGGCTCGGCCCTGTCGTTCGCGTGCGCGAAGTTCGGGATCGACCTCGAGGTGTGGCAGGTCCGTGCCTCCTACGAGTCCAAGCCGTACCGTCGCTTCCTCATCGAGACCTACGGCGGCACGGTGCACTCGAGCCCGTCGGAGCTGACCGAGGCCGGTCGCGCGGTGCTCGCGGAGCAGCCCGACACCCCCGGTTCGCTCGGCATCGCCGTGTCCGAGGCCGTCGAGGTGGCGGTGAAGGATCCCGCAGCCCGCTACACCCTCGGCTCGGTACTGAACCACGTGGTGCTGCACCAGACCGTCATCGGCCTCGAGGCGGTCGAGCAGCTGCGCGACGCCGGTGAGCCGCAGGCGGACGTCGTGTTCGGCTGCGCCGGTGGTGGCTCCAACCTCGCGGGTCTGGCGTTCCCCTTCCTGCGCGAGGTCCTGCACGACCGTGCGAAGACCCGAGTGGTGGCCGTCGAGCCGGCGGCGTGCCCGTCCATCACGAAGGGCGAGTACCGGTACGACCACGGCGACATCGCCGGCCTGACGCCGCTGCTGAAGATGCACACCCTCGGCCAGGACTTCATCCCGGACCCGATCCACGCCGGTGGCCTGCGCTACCACGGCATGGCGCCGCTGCTCAGCCACACCGTCGAGCTCGGCCTGGTGAACGCCCAGGCCGTGGCCCAGACCGAGGCCTTCGCCGCGGCCGTGCTGTTCGCGCGGAACGAGGGCATCGTGCCCGCGCCGGAGTCGTCGCACGCGATCGCCGCGGCCGCGAAGTACGCGCGGTCGCTGTCGGAGCCGGAGGTGATCGTCATCGGTCTGTCCGGCCACGGCCAGCTCGATCTGCCCGCCTACCACTCGTACCTGTCGGGCGAGCTCGACCAGGCCTGA